TGCATTTATATAATCATTAAATTGTATTCCTCCACATCCATTAACTTGTAAATCTATAAATCCAGGTGTCAATATAGACCCTGATAGATCATGTATATCTATATTTTTTGGTAATTCACTAATAGAACAAATAGTTCTAATAATTCCTTTCGAAACTACAAGCGCATGGTCATTAAGAATTTCTTTACCAGTATAAATTTTACTATTAATTAAAGCATACATATTTTAGAAACTATATTGTAATTGTTTTATTATTAATTTCTAATTCTTGAAAATACTTAACCGTTTTTATTTTTAATTCCATAGTTGACAACTCATCACACACCAATATTGATTTTTGATGTAACTGTAAACAACTAATGGGCCACATATGATTAACACTGCCCTCAATTGCCGCTTTTACTGCTTCCGCCTTATTTAGTCCAGTTGCTATTATTATTATTTCTCGTGATTCCAATAATGTAGAAATCCCAATAGTTAATGCAAATTTAGGCACAGAATTAATATTATTATTAAAAAAATTAGCGTTCGACACACGAGTTGCTGTGCTTAAGTTTTTAATTCTAGTACGTGATGTTAAAGAAGAACCCGGTTCATTAAAAGCAAGATGCCCATCATTTCCAACTCCTCCTATAAACAAATGAACACCTCCATACGATTTTATTTTTTCTTCGTACTGTTGACATTCATCTTTAATATTGTCAGAATTTCCATGTAAAACATGGAAATTCCCTTCAGGGATATCAACATGGTTAACAAAATTCGTATATATAAAATTGTGATAACTGTTGGGATCTTCACAAGATAAACCAACATACTCATCCATAGTAAATATTACTACATATTTAAAACTAACTTTACTAGACTGATACAGTGATACAATATTTTTGTAAGTGTTTATGGGTGTTCTACCTGCAGGCAATCCCAATACAAACGGATTTTCAATAGTAGGACTAAAAGAATTAATACGGTAAACAACATAGTGCGCAACCCATTGAGCCACGTGATCGGCAGTATCAAGAAATATAACCCTCATGCTGTATCTCTGTGTTCCATTACATTAATAATTAAATTACTCTATAACAATTTAAAAAATACTTAACAAAAAATAAACACAAAAGTATTTATTTAAACATTATCATTGATACTTATAAATTACCAACAAACACATCGTACATCTTGTTAAAAAATTATTTTAATATATTCTTTCAATTAATAATCACAAAAAATATGCATATAAAATATTATAAAATTATTTAACAATAACTTACTAAGTTTAGTATACAACTTTATAACCCATTATACACAAACCTGTATACATCATGCACATTTATAATTCCAATATAATTTTCATATCTATGCTTATTAGTTCTAGAGACTGTCATTTAAACTCAAAACCAACTAAAATTAGCGAATTATACCAAATACAACGCGATTTACAATAACAAAATAAAATTCATATATATATTATTATATATCTTCCATAAAAATAAATATCTATAAATTACAATTGTAAAATGTTAAATATAAATGGCGTCTAACATATATGCACAAAGATTAATTAATACAATTACGTATTAAATTTATAATAAAAATATGTTTTAACTATAAAAATAAGATTTACGCCGGCATCACTGTTTGCATATTAATAATATGCAAAGCATTATTGTTTGCAACATAAAAATAAAATATATATTAATGAGAAAATTACGGGCATATAAAAAGGATAAACAAAATGAAGATTCTTATTAATTACCGACCTAATTTTATTCACCGAATTATTAATAAAGATTTAAAATCAAAAAAATGTACTAATGTACGTACACGCTTTCCTCCGGAACCCAATGGGTATTTACACATTGGGCATGCTAAAGCCATTTGTCTTAACTTTAATATTGCTCAATATTATCATGGACAATGCAATTTACGATTTGATGATACCAACCCGGAAAAAGAACACAAAGAATATGTTGAAGCTATTAAATATGACATCCAATGGCTTGGATTTATATGGCATGGAGATATACATTATTCATCAGATTATATTAAAGAATTATATAATTACGCTATCAAATTAATCAAAAAAGGATTAGCATACGTAGATGAATTATCCACAGACGAAATCAGAAAATATCGCGGTACATTAACACATCCTGGGAAAAACAGTCCATATCGATCTCGTAGTATTGAAGAAAATTTAATTTATTTTTATAAAATGAAAGAAGGGTATTTTCCAGAAGGCGGCGCTTGTTTACGTGCTAAAATTAATATGTCCTCTCCCTCCATAGTAATGCGAGACCCAGTATTGTATCGTATTAAATATACTCCACATCATCGCATCGGGGGGAGTTGGTGCATATATCCAACATATGATTTTAGTCATTGTATTTCAGACGCAATAGAAGGCATTACTCATTCTTTATGTACTTTAGAATTCCAAGATAATCGCATTTTATATAATTGGATATTAAATAATATTGATATTATTACTCGTCCTACTCAATATGAATTTTCTCGCCTTAATTTAGAATATGTGATTACATCTAAACGTAAACTTAATATATTAGTTACAAAAAAGATAGTTGACGGATGGGACGATCCTCGTATGCCTACCATTTCTGGATTACGACGCAGGGGATATACAGCTAGATCAATTCGTGAATTTTGCTATCGTATCGGAATCAGTAAACAAGAAAGTCAAATAAAATTATCACTTTTAGAATCGTGTATCCGATCAGACTTAAATAAACATGCTCCACGGCTTATGGCAGTAATCAATCCAATAAAAATTATTATTAATAATTTACCTATAGGATATGAAGAAAAAATTGAAGTACCCAACCATCCTAATAACCCTAAAATGGGGATCCGTTATGTAATTTTTAGTCAAGAAATTTTTATTGATCGTCTTGATTTTTGTGAAATATTAAATAACAATAAATTTTATAAATTAACATTAGGTAGAGAAATACGATTAAGATACGCTTATGTCATAAAAGCAGAAAATATCAAAAAAGATAATAATGGGCATATCATTTGCATTTACTGTAGTTATGATCCATACACTTTACATAAAAATCCAATAGACGGTAGAAAAATAACTGGAGTAATTCATTGGGTATCAGCAACAAAAAATGTACCAGCAGAATTTCGTCTGTATGATAAACTATTTACCAACCCTAACCCTTCTATGACGAATCATTTTATAGACAACATTAATCCTAAATCTTTAATAATATCCAAAGGGATTGTTGAAGAAAATATAGTTAAATTTGATAATCTTGGCCCCTATCAAATTGAACGTGAAGGATACTTCATTATAGATAATCAACTTTCTAAAAAATCTTATCTAGTATTTAATAGAACAGTAACCTTAAAAGAATCTAAACACTACTAAAAATAAACTTAAACTATTATACAATAATAATATTCTATTACTATAAATCAAATTGCGTATCTATCACATACGATATTTAAAACCAGATTTATAATAACTTTTTTAATCAGATAAAAATATAGCGATGTGATTACCATTTTATTTCAAGTTAATCTTCATCTCATTACGAATTTGATTAACCCAATGTCGCACACGTATCTCTGTCATTTCAGGCTGACGATCTTCATCAATAGCTAATCCAACAAATTTATCTGTGCTAATTAAACTTTTTGATGTGTTAAAATGATAACCAGACGCAGGCCATGATCCAATCACGATAGCACCATTTTTTAAAATAATATCATATAAGATGCTCATTGCATCGCAAAAATATTCCGAATAATCCTCCTGATCTCCACATCCAAAAATTGCTACTTTTTTTCCAGAAAAATCAATATTTCTTAATACAGGTAAAAAATCATCCCAATCACATTGGGGTTCTCCATAATACCAGGTAGGAATACCAAATAATAATTTGTCGTAATTTTCTATATCTTCTTTAGAACTGACAGCTATATCAAAAACATCTGCAACATCCTGTCCTAATTGTGCTTGAATCATTTTGGCAAGTTTTTCAGTGTTGCCCGTATCGCTACTAAAAAAAATACCTACTGATGCTCCTCTCATAATATTCCAACCTTATATTTATTTTGTACACAAACACCGTTTCTCTATTGTTTAAATCCATTACGTATCCAATCCTATACCTTAAAAAGCACTAAAGGTATTATAATTTCTATATAATACCTTTAGTGCAATATTTAATCAATTCAATAATTACTTATATTACTGTTTATAATTAAATTAAATCTTTGCGACAAATGATAATATCATATATAAAAATTATGATATCTACCAAAAATCAATGAATAATGAATTCATTAATTGCGCTTAATACATCTAATGGATTATCCCAATGTACCCAATGACTTGCATTAGATATCATATGAATACGTGCCTGCGGAAATTGATGGTATATATCATGTAAATAACAATTATCAATATATGAAGACAATGACCCCCTAATAAATAACACTGGACCCCACCAAGTTTGGTATGTATTCCAACCGCTAATATGTTTATAATTATCTCTAATAGATGCAATATTAAACATCCAAGATCCTTGACGGAAAGATTTTAATAGAAATAATATTAATGTCTGATCAATACAATACCTCTGCATAAGATATGCAGCTTCGTCTCTATTTTTTACTCCGGATATACTAACACACTCAATCGCATCAAAAATATTATCATGCTTGTAAATACTATATTTTACTGGAGCTATATCAATAACCACAACCTTACTTACCCGCTCAGCGGCTAACGTACACAGTCTCATCGCAACTTTTCCGCCCATTGAGTAACCAACAACTATACATTTCTTTATTAATAACTGATCAAGTAAGCCCAAAATATCTCTTGCCATTACAGAATAAGTCATAGATTTTGCATGAGGAGAACGACCATGATTACGTAAATCAACTTGTACAACACAGCAATATTGAGCTAAGCTTTCAGCAATTATTCCAAGATTGCTAAGATTACCAAAAAGTCCATGGATCATTACTATTGGTATTCTCTGGTATATAGTTTTAAAAATTCGTAATCTATAATTAAGCTGCATAATATGTATCAACAATAATGACAACATTCAGACATTTTATTAAGCACAATCAAAAAATATGCGTTTTAATATATATTAAAAGTACTCATTTAATCAATATATGCAATTATTTATTAAATATTAGACCAACGACAGTTTTTATAAGATATCATAATATTTACTTAATCATGTAAAATAATCAATTAGAGAGATCTCTATATGAAAACCCACGTTCGCGCTGGAAAACTCGCATCACGTAATGAAACTATTAATACATCTCGATTAATAACACAATATTATACTCTATCTCCAGATCCAAGCAATGAGGCTCATAATATTGTATTTGGCACATCGGGTCATCGTGGAAGTTCCCAGAAATACAGCTTTAACGAAGCACATATATTAGCAATTAGTCAATCAATTGTGAAAATACGTACACAACAAGGTATAACTGGACCATGTTATGTCGGGAAAGATACTCATGCTCTTTCCGAGCCAGCATTTATATCTGTGCTTGAAGTATTAGCAGCTAATTATATTGACGTTATTGTGCAAAAAAAAAACGGTTATACCCCAACTCCTGCTATTTCCCATGCTATTACTCAATATAACAAAAATCATCACAACAATCATACAAAAAAAGCTGATGGCATCATTATTACATCTTCCCATAATCCACCTGAAGATGGCGGAATAAAATATAACTCAATATATGGAGGACCAGCGTCTACTAATATTACTCGTGCAATTGAACGAACTGCTAATAAGTTTTTAATAAATAATTTACAAAATGTATATCGTATAACATTAGATAACGCTTGGAAAAGCGGATATATACATACACAAGATTTTATTCTGAATTATGTAAAAAAACTATCTACAATAATCGATATGAAAGCTATACAAACATCTGGTTTAAAATTAGGGGTACATCCTTTAGGTGGATCAAGTATAGATTATTGGCAAAATATTGCTCAATATTATCAATTAAATCTAAATGTAATCAGTAAAAAAATTGATAAAACTTTTAGCTTTATGCATCTTGATTATGATGGCTGTATCCGAATGGACTGTTCTTCTGAATTTGCAATGACTGGAGTGTTAAAATCATCTAAAAATTTTGACCTAATTTTAGTTAATGACCCTGACTGTGATAGACATGGTATTATCACTCCTTCTGGTTTAATTAAATCCAATTATTACCTCACTATTGCAGCTGATTATCTTTTTAACAATCGTCCATTATGGTGTAATCGTACATTATCTATAGGAAAAACTTATGTATCTAGTAATATGATAAATCGAGTAGCATATAATCTTAATCGTCAACTATTAGAAGTACCAGTGGGTTTTAAATGGTTTGCAAAAGGACTGTTTAACAATTGTTTAGGTTTTGTAGGCGAAGACAGTGCAGGAGCGTCTTTTTTAGATTTTTATTGTTCTCCATGGTCTACTGATAAAGACGGAATGATTATGTGTCTATTGGCAGCTGAAATAA
This region of Candidatus Blochmannia vicinus genomic DNA includes:
- the nagB gene encoding glucosamine-6-phosphate deaminase, whose product is MRVIFLDTADHVAQWVAHYVVYRINSFSPTIENPFVLGLPAGRTPINTYKNIVSLYQSSKVSFKYVVIFTMDEYVGLSCEDPNSYHNFIYTNFVNHVDIPEGNFHVLHGNSDNIKDECQQYEEKIKSYGGVHLFIGGVGNDGHLAFNEPGSSLTSRTRIKNLSTATRVSNANFFNNNINSVPKFALTIGISTLLESREIIIIATGLNKAEAVKAAIEGSVNHMWPISCLQLHQKSILVCDELSTMELKIKTVKYFQELEINNKTITI
- the glnS gene encoding glutamine--tRNA ligase, giving the protein MKILINYRPNFIHRIINKDLKSKKCTNVRTRFPPEPNGYLHIGHAKAICLNFNIAQYYHGQCNLRFDDTNPEKEHKEYVEAIKYDIQWLGFIWHGDIHYSSDYIKELYNYAIKLIKKGLAYVDELSTDEIRKYRGTLTHPGKNSPYRSRSIEENLIYFYKMKEGYFPEGGACLRAKINMSSPSIVMRDPVLYRIKYTPHHRIGGSWCIYPTYDFSHCISDAIEGITHSLCTLEFQDNRILYNWILNNIDIITRPTQYEFSRLNLEYVITSKRKLNILVTKKIVDGWDDPRMPTISGLRRRGYTARSIREFCYRIGISKQESQIKLSLLESCIRSDLNKHAPRLMAVINPIKIIINNLPIGYEEKIEVPNHPNNPKMGIRYVIFSQEIFIDRLDFCEILNNNKFYKLTLGREIRLRYAYVIKAENIKKDNNGHIICIYCSYDPYTLHKNPIDGRKITGVIHWVSATKNVPAEFRLYDKLFTNPNPSMTNHFIDNINPKSLIISKGIVEENIVKFDNLGPYQIEREGYFIIDNQLSKKSYLVFNRTVTLKESKHY
- the fldA gene encoding flavodoxin FldA, encoding MRGASVGIFFSSDTGNTEKLAKMIQAQLGQDVADVFDIAVSSKEDIENYDKLLFGIPTWYYGEPQCDWDDFLPVLRNIDFSGKKVAIFGCGDQEDYSEYFCDAMSILYDIILKNGAIVIGSWPASGYHFNTSKSLISTDKFVGLAIDEDRQPEMTEIRVRHWVNQIRNEMKINLK
- a CDS encoding alpha/beta fold hydrolase, with translation MQLNYRLRIFKTIYQRIPIVMIHGLFGNLSNLGIIAESLAQYCCVVQVDLRNHGRSPHAKSMTYSVMARDILGLLDQLLIKKCIVVGYSMGGKVAMRLCTLAAERVSKVVVIDIAPVKYSIYKHDNIFDAIECVSISGVKNRDEAAYLMQRYCIDQTLILFLLKSFRQGSWMFNIASIRDNYKHISGWNTYQTWWGPVLFIRGSLSSYIDNCYLHDIYHQFPQARIHMISNASHWVHWDNPLDVLSAINEFIIH
- a CDS encoding phosphoglucomutase — protein: MKTHVRAGKLASRNETINTSRLITQYYTLSPDPSNEAHNIVFGTSGHRGSSQKYSFNEAHILAISQSIVKIRTQQGITGPCYVGKDTHALSEPAFISVLEVLAANYIDVIVQKKNGYTPTPAISHAITQYNKNHHNNHTKKADGIIITSSHNPPEDGGIKYNSIYGGPASTNITRAIERTANKFLINNLQNVYRITLDNAWKSGYIHTQDFILNYVKKLSTIIDMKAIQTSGLKLGVHPLGGSSIDYWQNIAQYYQLNLNVISKKIDKTFSFMHLDYDGCIRMDCSSEFAMTGVLKSSKNFDLILVNDPDCDRHGIITPSGLIKSNYYLTIAADYLFNNRPLWCNRTLSIGKTYVSSNMINRVAYNLNRQLLEVPVGFKWFAKGLFNNCLGFVGEDSAGASFLDFYCSPWSTDKDGMIMCLLAAEIIAVSDKSLQKYYNQLIKNFDISSYNRIQLPINYTQKSLVSNTLFNQINMLELANDPIIRILNIAPLKHQISMNGVKIITHNGWAACRLSGTEPIYKIYCESFLNCSHREKIENEIIDTVHSIINTS